gtgtgtgtgtgtgtgtgtgtgagtgtgtgtgtgtgagtttaggTGCATGTGCGTACAAGTGAGTCTGTGCCTgcagctcagttggtagagcactggacttgtgatcggaaggtcgcaggatcgaattcgggccgggacggacacgggacaactttatgtgcagacccagagacggaagccatgtcccacccccgtgtcatcacaatggcacgtaaaagaccttggtcattctgccataagtgcaggtggctgaatacacctaaacacgcagacacctgggtagcgcgacaccgttgctgctagctttccactgggaggaagcgacccgaatttcccagcgatgggacaataaagtaatgaaaatgaaaatgaaaatgaagtcggtgtgtgtgtgtttgtgtgtgtgtctgtctgtatttgagtctgtgtgtgtgtttgtgtgtgtatgtgtgtgtgtgtgtgtgtcggtgtgtgtgtgtgtgtgtcggtgtgtgtgtgtatgtgtgtctgtgtatgtgtgtgacggtgtgtgtgtgtctgtgtgtgtgtgtgtgtgtgtgtgtgtgtgtgtgtgtgtgtgtgtgttccacggtgtgcgtgtgtgctctCACGTTTAGCGCTTTCGCAAGGCAATATAGTACGTCATCTTTCTTCTAGGCGTTGGTACATGACTCCCTCTCAGGACAGTCTTTTGTAATACAAATGAGAATGTTTGCCAAGTCCCTACCCTCGCGCAgaaatctgtaaaaaaaaatatatatatatatattttagttATAACAGGAAACAAACAATTAATTACAaaattatgacgagcttaccttagtaagtgaagtctaattgtagTTGAATCGACCAAAATGTGGAGTGGaaaggtttgttgttgttgctgcttatGTTGTTgcttatgttgttgttgttgttgttgttgttgttgttgttgttgttgttgttgttgttgttgttgttgttgtctcgaACACAAAAGATTATCAGTATGAAACGTATTCGCCTGAGGAGGATAAATTCAGAAACACTTATCTCTTCTGTCCGCAAACAATCTATACAGAAGAAGGAAGGTATCAGATAGTTCTCTGTCTAATTTGTCAAAAGCCAAGACTTATCTCAGAATGTCCGTCCGTGGGTCCAGACGAAACACTCTCTCATAATTCCTGTTCTGTTCAGAGTGACGTTTTACATCTTTTGTCTCAAAgccaaagacaaacacacaccacatttTGTCCATGGGATAGGGACTGAATGTTCTACCTCTTTTTGGTGCAGCGGTGTGTGCGTGGCCCCTGGCTCTCGAGTATCGTTGCAGAGGCGGAGTTTTCCTACTGTTACATAAAAGGAAGTAACTGTGCATGACGCAAGTATCACGGAACTTAAAGTGACAAGCTTCATTTCTGTCGTTTACAGTTGTCCTCTGTtagttaaacaaacaaaacaggtttagaaagaagaaaaagaggcgGAGAATGACGAtaaaaaggaggaggaggatgacgaTGACAATGTTGATTCGTCAATAAAACACCATAAGCGAGTATATCAAGAAAACAAGAATTGAAGTTTTACCGGCGCAAgagtctctttttttctctctttatttttacAAGTAAGCAattaaagaaagagaaacacatTCCAGAATTGGATTTTTCGTGATTTTTCTATATTTAAGATTTCTTTAAAACACGAAAGGATATGATAGCTTTAACTTAACAGCGTGTCTGCGTGACTGAACGACTTTAAAATATTTGTTTAGGGAATTTCCCTGTTTTACGGTCTTGGGATTTTACAAGCTCTAATATTGATACGACACGtttaactaaaaaaaaaaaaggtctataaattgtggatttgagaaaggagaaatgtcagtgactcagagacagggcgttatagtatgtattccaaaggaaggaaaaaataaaacacttttgaaaaattggagaccaattcCTCTGTTAAATACGGTTTATAAGATTGCATCAACATGTATTGCAGAACGGGTTAAACGGGTTTTACCAAATTTGATTCATGATGATCAAAAAGGCTTCTTGAAAGGAagatatattggtgaaaacgtcagattaatatatgataccctgttctactcaaataaacataatatacctggcctacttttgatggtcgactttgaaaaggctttcgacagtgttgcctggtcatttattgaaaaatctttgagcaaattcaactttggaaatgacataaaacgatggatttttactttttattgcaaaatcaagtcctgtgtttcagttaatggtcggtattcagcatggtttaatgtaggtcgaggcacccggcaaggggatccgctgtcaccttatctatttttgatttgtgccgaaatattgtctcttatggtacgccagaacaaaaagatttgtggtatgaatattcttggcgaaaatattttattgtcacaattcgccgatgataccagtctgtttcttgatggtacagagcaatcattttgcgaaagtataaaagtgttacaacattttgcatcacTATCAGGTTTGAGAATGAATTATGATAAAACAATTGTAGTTtggttaggacctttaaagttttgcaaaagaagatttttgcctgatatgaactttacctggaacccggataattttaaagcacttggtgttattttttcagtaaatgtatccgaggttgttgttcttaactatagaaataagttaaaggaaattcaaaaacttctgaattcatggaccagaaggaacctgacaccttttggtaaaataacagtcctaaaaaccttggctatttccaaattgacacatttgtttacgaatttacctgatccagacgaacagtttatgatggagctaaataatatttttttcaaatttctttgggatggaaaaagagacaaaattaaaagaactacggtcacccaaccctatgaagatggaggattaaagatggttgacgtgaaatgttttctgtcatctctaaaaattgtttggttaaaaagagttgttggtcttactggattaatatcaagattattgtttaaagcatgtccatctgttataacaattaatatgagaggagaagaatttgcaaatgttttgatgcagagaatggaaaacccgttttggactgatgtttttaaacattatatgaaactacatggaaaatgtgaacctacaacctttaacgattttgtatcagaatgtttacattataatgttaatattcgcagagataaaaagacagtgtacattcaaaactggattgacaatggaattgctcagattggtcatattttgggacaaaatggatacttatcctataatgcgtttaaaattaaatatccaaatgtgcgaggagattttgtattgtatcaaggtgtaatccaggctgttaaaaaatatcagagaaaaatcggcttagaatttgataaacattttattatgacagagcccattgtgtggaaatgtatttgtaaaggtaaggccaacaaaaaaattgtctgtttagggtaacccgaccgaccctatcgatttggcgccgacccaaaaacttttttttgatttcaaaaaaaagaaaagaaaaaaaaagaggtaaaaatgctaaaaagagacatttggcgtttcattAGGAACGAAAGTGAGCGTCGCGCGCCATACTGGAAGTAACCAAGCATTAAGATTAGCCTCCCTTGTCATCACAGAAGTGAAAAAAAATGGCTACGCATCGCGAAATCAGTGCGGCGAGTGCCAAAGCCGGCACCTGTTATGCAATTGTTTTTCAAAAGTGTGACCATCTTGAACAAACGAAATTAATAAGTAGATACCCAACATCAACAACACTTCACTACATCTACGAAGACATTCATTCCGACCTTCTTAAGGGTTACGAGGTTCAGTGTTTGGGATCGGAATCTCTTTCTGGTGAGAACGGCTTTGAACTGGACTGGGGCCTTTCGCTTGGCGAGTTAATATCCTTCAATATCAAGTCACTTCACTTCAAGTGCAGCCAAATTGTCGATGCTGATGTGGAAGCGACCGAAATGCCATCAGTTTCACAACCGGCAAACGCTTTTCAAGTGCTGATGGGCTCTGCAAAAGCACGATCGCTACCCAAACCGAAAGCAGAAAGGTCAGTGAGTTTTccaattttatttttaactttcacTTTCTCACATTAAACGTAGAATTTGTATTAATTAGACATTATGACTGAAAGACATAGacattatttattcattcaaaCAAACATGCACAGATGACAAGGCTACCAATTTTAATAGAAACcaagcattttttgttttgttttgttgttgttgttgtaaacatCGAGTTGCTTCCTTTCAGTGCAGAAAATAAAGGAACACTCACCTACACCAACAAAAAGGGACAAATCAACCACAAAAATGTATAACCGTCATCATTTCATCCACATGAAAAAATAATATACAGCACTGTTCCACCACACTGTACAAGCACATTAAAGTAAcatatgttttaaaaaaaatgccacAACAATTAACTGACAACTTTCCATTCACTCTGCAACAAGGTCCAATTTGTagagtactctctctctctctctctctctctctctctctctctctctctctctctctctctctctctctctctctctctctctctctctctctctctctctctctctctctctctctctcgttttaaATAGATTCTTTTTGAATTTGAATTGCAGCTGTGGGAAGACCTCTGGACTGAATCGGAAGGACGAGCTGTATGATGATGTCCTGAACTACCTGGCAGCAAAGGGAGCAGATTTTCCACAAGTTACAGCTGACCAAGAAGGAGCTTATTTTACACAGGTACTCCAACTTTGTTTCAAACAGTgtcagtgttgttttgttcttgggtttcttgtgtatgtgtgtatgtttgtgtgtctgtttgtgtgtgtctgtgtctgagtgCTTTTTTCAATGACATTTGACGTAATTTTGATGCTATTGGATGCAGTTAAAATtgaacattctctctctctctctctctctctctctctctctctctctctctctctctctctctctctctctctctctctctctcatacacaaatCAACAGATGCCAAAAATCCGAAAGTCTTGCAAACAATGGGCGTTGTGTCCTTATTCTTCATCCTCAAACAATTTTTTTATCTGTTTTGACAGGTTCTGACCAACGCCCTGTGGTATGCCACCTCTCACCATCTCACCATCAACGACAGAGCCAACAAAGTTCACGGCGTGCTTCCTATTCCTGAAGAGTTTGAGCAGTTTGCTGGCTACAATGAGATTATTAACAATTAAAGTTAGATGACAATTTTTTGTGTGGATGTATTTGTGAACTTATTTTGGTTTATAAGTGAATTTTAACATACACTGtataatctctctttctctctctctctctctctttctctccctttctctctgttttatttatacgttagttttgaaacatgtattcatcaaatataagaagtgaatgttcagccaacatagcatttacacacacacacacacacacacacacacaaaaaaccctacctacctaccgaccctactttttttggtcatgttaccctaaacagacaattttttttttttggcctaagacaacttatttacaaaaaactgattgaacatgctacggtcccaaaatgtatcgaaaaatggtctgaatctttagactgtttgttagataagaaggctatttttcaatatgtttttaaaacaacaaaagacacttgtctgagatggttccagtaccgattattgtacagaattttgcccacagaacggtttctactttagcgaaaaattgtggatacgtcagtGTGTACATGTTGCGGTAGACATGAAGAAACCCTTAtgcatatgttttgggagtgtgataaagtgaaGACTTTTTGGATATAATTTGTAAATTGGTTACATgtgaactgcacccattgtgacaattACACTTTCCAAAGAACTGGTTCTATTTGGtgtggcgaacaatgtagtcaccgataaagcttttgatgtgttagtaatttgtgccaaacaccacgtatatatttccaaaatgaacaaaaagacccctcattttcagacatttagtagaaattgtaagcaaagatttatttgtgaaaagtataatgcagttgtgaataatacagtagataaattttacaaggatttgcgcctgtatatgcatattttgatgtaacccttaggtttttttctttcttaaatccttttgatactgcgaccaccaagcccctcccccacccatcctcccaccccatgtatgttgtaattgttcaagtgtttttcTGTTGTATGGTTTTGTCCCTTtgtttaggtgatgtcctgtaatgtacagtgtatacatgtaaaaaaaaaacttcacaaaaaaagaataaaaaaataaaattaaaaaaaattaaaaaacggATACACCAAACcgcgaccggcacggttggcctagtggtaaggcgtccgccccgtgatcgggaggtcgtgggttcgaaccccggccgggtcatacctaagactttaaaattggcaatctagtggctgctccgcctggcgtctggcattatggggttagtgctaggactggttggtccggtgtcagaataatgtgactgggtgagacacgaagcctgtgctgcgacttttgtcttgtgtgtggcgcacgttaaatgtcaaagcagcaccgccctgatatggcccttcgtggtcggctgggcgttaagcaaacaaacaaacaaacaaaccaaaccgcGTGACACAATTTTATGAGATCCCAGaattaaaaatgtgtttaaaattgACATTTGAAGTCCTCTTTACTCAATCTGAACGGAAACATGTACAAAACAGTTAAAAGGTGTATTTTCTTAAAGAAAGCAGACAATTCATTTTTTATCAAGTGACTCAAATCTCCTCGCTAAGATTGCTCGATCTACCTTTCCTCTCTTATCTTACGAAATTAATGGTCAACTTTTGAAAGGTACAATGGCaacgacacacacaaacaaaacaaatacggATAGTTTCCAATGGTATGACGTTAACCAGGTCGGACCGGTCAAGGAGAGTGACTTCTCCTCGTGCTGCGCGAAACTGAAAATCACGGTTCAAAGTTGCTCGACAAAAAATGATTGATTGTTACTCCACAAACATTTAAGAAACGCACGTCTGAAAGAAAGTCTCGTGACCGCCAACGAGACTGAGTTTCGCTCGTGATACGCGTTGGGGAAAAAGTACATAATTGGGTACAAAGCCCGTAAGAACGGATGTCTAATTGCTGGAATTATGACTTCAGGTCGACTATTCAAAAGTGGGAGGGATACATCTTGCAAGATGCTATGTGCGACATGGAAGAACAATACCATACACAAAAAATCCTCTTATTGAGTCTATGTGAGCTCACACAAACGCAAATGAATTTGATTtgatagttgttgctttttgggtccagcggaccataatataggccaaatcaggaccccaacgCAAGAGAAGAAGTGCGAAATGCAAAGGACTATATACGAATAAgaatattcatttatttgtttaatgAATCC
The sequence above is a segment of the Littorina saxatilis isolate snail1 linkage group LG3, US_GU_Lsax_2.0, whole genome shotgun sequence genome. Coding sequences within it:
- the LOC138962423 gene encoding uncharacterized protein, which translates into the protein MATHREISAASAKAGTCYAIVFQKCDHLEQTKLISRYPTSTTLHYIYEDIHSDLLKGYEVQCLGSESLSGENGFELDWGLSLGELISFNIKSLHFKCSQIVDADVEATEMPSVSQPANAFQVLMGSAKARSLPKPKAESCGKTSGLNRKDELYDDVLNYLAAKGADFPQVTADQEGAYFTQVLTNALWYATSHHLTINDRANKVHGVLPIPEEFEQFAGYNEIINN